The DNA region TAAGAACTGCGTGAGCGAGGTAAGCCAACCCCTGCTGATAGATACCCGCAAACTGGCCGATGAGTGCATCCAGGAGATCCGGAACATTATACAAAATGTGCTGCCCCCTATACTTACCGACTATGGACTGCTGATTGCTGTTGAGGCGCTGTGCACCAAGGTGGAAAACAATACCCATATCAAAGTTAATTTCACTAAAAATTTTGCCGATAAGCGCTTCTCTAATGAAATTGAACTGGCACTGTACCGCATAGCCCAGGAGTTGTTTGGTAATGCTATCAAACACTCGGAAGCTACGGTGATAAACCTTAATATGGCCTTACAAGCCGGTTACCTCATTATGGAGTTTAAGGATAACGGCAAAGGCTTTAATATGGGCGATGTTAAGCAGGGTTTCGGTCTTAAAAATTTACAAAGCCGCGTGCAACTCATTAATGGCGAAATAAATACGTACAGCAAACCGCTTAGCGGGGCAATCAGTATCATTAAATTAAAAGTAGCATAGTTAAAATCAATAGTTTATATTTATTGATAATTTCAATCTTGTTAACAACCTATGGGGCCAATTAAATTAGGTATAGTAGACGACCATAAAATTTTCAGAAATGGTTTAAAAGCTACCCTTGAAGATTGCGGAGGTTTTGAGCTGGTACTCGAAGCTTCGAACGGCAAAGAGCTGATAGGCTTATTGACCGACAAAACCCCCGATGTTATATTGATGGATATTAAAATGCCCGAGATGGACGGCATTCAAACCGCTACCTATGTTCATCAGCACTTTAAGGACATTAAGATCCTGGCATTATCTATGTTTAATGAAGATAAATACATTGTGGATATGATGAAGGCCGGCGCATCGGGCTACCTGCTTAAAAACGCCGAACCGGAAGAGATCATCGAGGCTGTATCAACCGTTTATAACAAAGGTTTTTATTTTAATGAACATCTTTCTATAACGCTCATCAAACAGCTGGTAGGCAACGACCACGCCGATAATATCCCCAATAACAAAACCGACCTTAACGAGCGCGAAATTGAAGTGCTTAAATTGGTTTGCCAGGAATGCTCCAACCAGGAGATAGCGGATAAAATTTTCCTGAGTGTGCGCACTGTTGAAGGTTACCGCGCAAGGCTGTTTGAAAAAACCGGATCGAAAAATTTAGTAGGATTGGTTATTTACGCTATTAAGCGTGGTATTATTAGTGTAAATTAGTCGTCAGTCCTAAGTTGTAAGTCTTAAGTCATTAATTA from Mucilaginibacter sp. SJ includes:
- a CDS encoding response regulator transcription factor, whose translation is MGPIKLGIVDDHKIFRNGLKATLEDCGGFELVLEASNGKELIGLLTDKTPDVILMDIKMPEMDGIQTATYVHQHFKDIKILALSMFNEDKYIVDMMKAGASGYLLKNAEPEEIIEAVSTVYNKGFYFNEHLSITLIKQLVGNDHADNIPNNKTDLNEREIEVLKLVCQECSNQEIADKIFLSVRTVEGYRARLFEKTGSKNLVGLVIYAIKRGIISVN
- a CDS encoding sensor histidine kinase, whose product is MIMYNSPILEITQNGLIPVLIIGTLVVVILIGFLFFFVIIYQRRMLKNQAELRAMHDARQTDLMNAVFETQESERRRLAEDLHDSVGQVLSAIKLNLHRLDKNCVSEVSQPLLIDTRKLADECIQEIRNIIQNVLPPILTDYGLLIAVEALCTKVENNTHIKVNFTKNFADKRFSNEIELALYRIAQELFGNAIKHSEATVINLNMALQAGYLIMEFKDNGKGFNMGDVKQGFGLKNLQSRVQLINGEINTYSKPLSGAISIIKLKVA